One region of Chlamydia psittaci 6BC genomic DNA includes:
- the rsmD gene encoding 16S rRNA (guanine(966)-N(2))-methyltransferase RsmD: MKILAGKYKGKSLKTFSNPSVRPTCGVVKEAVFNICSAYVEDAIFLDLFAGVGSVGFEALSRGASSVTFVDSSAQSVRLIRANSQLLNPNLPITIIKQEARSAIQRLAKKHMSFDLIYIDPPYNLEDSYIAAVLRDIVVGGILDKHGYVFLENASVEPILVEGLTLKRSRKLGGTYLSEYFLEDSSN, translated from the coding sequence TTGAAAATTCTTGCTGGTAAATACAAAGGAAAGTCTTTAAAAACTTTCTCTAATCCTTCAGTGCGTCCTACTTGTGGCGTGGTAAAAGAAGCCGTGTTTAACATTTGTTCTGCCTATGTTGAGGACGCTATATTTCTCGACCTTTTTGCTGGAGTCGGATCTGTCGGGTTTGAAGCCTTAAGTCGCGGGGCTTCTTCGGTAACTTTTGTAGATTCTTCTGCACAATCTGTCCGATTAATTCGCGCAAATAGCCAACTTTTGAATCCTAATTTGCCGATTACAATTATAAAACAAGAGGCAAGATCAGCAATTCAACGGTTAGCCAAAAAGCACATGTCTTTTGACCTCATTTACATAGATCCTCCCTATAATCTTGAAGATAGCTATATTGCTGCAGTATTGCGCGATATTGTTGTAGGTGGGATTTTAGATAAACACGGGTACGTATTTTTAGAAAATGCTTCTGTGGAACCTATTCTTGTTGAAGGCCTAACGCTAAAACGTAGTAGGAAACTGGGGGGAACATATTTATCAGAATATTTTCTCGAAGATAGTTCTAATTAG
- a CDS encoding transporter substrate-binding domain-containing protein: MKIKNSLKLYFLALVCFLPLVFLGCSREKKELLVGRDTTWFPKQFGIYTANINAFLNDLVSEINYRENLNINVINQDWIHLFENLDDEKTAGAFTSILPTAEMLDHYQFSEPILLTGPVLVVAEGSPYKSIQDLRGKLIGVYKFDASILVGQDIPDAVLTPYQHVPIALEALSSGCYDALLAPIIEVTALIDTAYKGRLKIISQPLNQDGLRLVVLRGEKNNLLEGFNMGLVKSIRSGKYQTIKQQYRLP, encoded by the coding sequence GTGAAAATCAAGAATTCCTTAAAACTGTATTTCCTAGCTCTTGTGTGTTTCCTTCCTTTGGTTTTCTTAGGTTGTTCTAGAGAAAAGAAAGAATTATTAGTAGGAAGAGATACTACTTGGTTCCCCAAACAATTTGGAATTTACACAGCAAATATCAACGCTTTCTTGAATGATCTTGTATCCGAGATCAATTACCGTGAGAACCTGAATATTAATGTTATAAATCAAGATTGGATTCATCTTTTTGAAAATCTTGATGACGAAAAGACTGCCGGAGCTTTCACATCGATACTACCGACAGCAGAGATGCTGGATCATTATCAGTTTTCTGAACCGATACTGCTAACAGGTCCGGTACTTGTTGTTGCTGAAGGATCTCCCTACAAATCTATCCAGGACTTGCGTGGTAAACTTATTGGGGTATATAAATTTGATGCCTCTATACTTGTCGGCCAAGATATCCCTGATGCAGTTTTGACACCTTATCAACACGTCCCCATAGCTTTAGAAGCTTTATCTTCCGGATGTTATGATGCTTTGCTAGCTCCTATTATAGAAGTTACAGCATTGATAGACACTGCATATAAAGGACGCTTAAAAATTATTTCCCAGCCTTTGAATCAAGACGGCCTAAGATTAGTAGTTCTTCGTGGTGAGAAGAATAACTTGTTGGAAGGTTTCAATATGGGATTAGTAAAAAGCATTCGGTCAGGCAAGTACCAAACCATCAAACAGCAATACCGTCTTCCTTAG
- the hemH gene encoding ferrochelatase encodes MVSTYLLANFGGPRHSNDIEVFLTSLLTDRDVTGGFLPSFIHKRLFSFIAKKRTPKVLPQYNCIGGFSPIYEDTEALAKTLSSHLDAPVITFHRYLPDTHQQTIQQLKTLGDRPVVGVPLFPHFTYAVTGSIVRFIHKHLPSLNISWVAHFGSHPQFISCMIDHILEFLQSHDIPTNDCCLLFSAHGLPMRYVNQGDPYNVQCEKSFAAISERLPDIETVLCYQSKFGPGKWLTPSTKEVCKTLKTNKKHVLIVPFGFTSDHIETLYEIEKEYISILIDRKYQALRIPAIYQSPQWVQSLATIIQSTRHVEKNSLIKS; translated from the coding sequence ATGGTTTCAACTTATCTACTCGCAAATTTTGGCGGTCCGCGTCATTCTAACGATATTGAAGTTTTTTTAACTTCATTACTTACTGATCGTGATGTTACCGGAGGATTCCTTCCTTCCTTCATTCACAAACGATTATTTTCCTTTATTGCTAAAAAACGTACACCTAAGGTTCTCCCTCAATACAATTGTATCGGTGGATTTTCTCCCATATATGAAGATACAGAGGCTCTTGCCAAAACTCTATCTTCACATTTAGACGCTCCTGTAATTACCTTTCACCGCTATTTACCAGACACCCATCAACAGACAATACAACAGTTAAAAACTCTAGGGGATCGTCCTGTTGTTGGCGTTCCTTTATTTCCACATTTCACGTATGCTGTTACAGGAAGTATTGTGCGATTTATCCACAAGCATCTACCTTCACTGAATATCTCTTGGGTAGCGCATTTTGGGAGTCACCCTCAGTTTATTTCGTGTATGATTGATCATATTCTGGAATTTTTACAATCTCACGACATTCCTACTAATGACTGCTGTCTATTATTTTCTGCCCATGGGCTTCCTATGAGATATGTGAATCAAGGTGACCCGTACAACGTACAATGTGAGAAATCCTTCGCAGCCATTTCTGAAAGATTACCCGATATAGAAACCGTTCTGTGTTATCAATCTAAATTCGGTCCTGGCAAGTGGTTAACACCATCAACAAAAGAGGTATGCAAAACACTCAAGACGAATAAAAAACACGTTCTTATTGTGCCTTTTGGATTTACATCAGATCATATAGAAACTCTGTACGAAATAGAAAAAGAATACATTTCCATTCTTATAGATAGAAAATACCAAGCTCTACGGATCCCTGCGATTTACCAATCTCCTCAATGGGTCCAATCATTAGCAACAATTATTCAAAGTACTCGGCATGTAGAGAAAAACAGCTTAATAAAGTCGTGA
- a CDS encoding tetratricopeptide repeat protein — MKLNNALPTLEALCKKTHQKLRQYLIRHSLLLFGCLLLMGVELGVFLYFFLFSGKTIVPAFCLACFFLTLFVCLVVRLYILSGKPDFFENLATDYLRNAQTLFKGKHNIVEEQTHLASSATKLAIDLQNQEYTLLSSVLSFLPKHDFMRKFSCFCFWKDYFLFRECLLQKSIEAYIKVVQSIPVDLGAHVSLADAYVALSGLYADPRKYPEFDVSYWVPPGRYGEDVQEKFFATAQRAIEEFKILNEYAPGNAWVHTQLAYSYHDLQMPLEEIQEYEMILKLKPADVETMTKLGILYFQQGMNAKGLRIYEELKKRDYKKSRKLIKFYGIEYNSY; from the coding sequence ATGAAGTTAAATAATGCTCTCCCAACTCTAGAAGCTTTATGTAAAAAAACACACCAAAAATTACGCCAATATCTTATTCGACACAGCTTATTGTTATTTGGATGTTTATTATTAATGGGTGTGGAGTTGGGAGTCTTCCTCTATTTTTTTCTGTTTTCTGGGAAAACTATTGTTCCAGCATTTTGCTTGGCGTGTTTTTTTCTTACCTTATTTGTCTGTCTTGTTGTTCGTTTGTACATACTGTCCGGGAAACCAGATTTTTTTGAAAATCTAGCAACTGACTATTTAAGAAATGCTCAGACTTTATTTAAGGGGAAGCATAACATTGTTGAAGAGCAAACACATTTAGCTTCCTCAGCAACCAAACTCGCTATAGATTTACAAAATCAAGAGTACACACTCTTATCTAGTGTGCTAAGTTTTCTTCCTAAGCATGACTTCATGAGAAAATTCAGCTGTTTTTGTTTTTGGAAAGACTACTTTTTGTTCAGAGAATGCTTATTACAAAAATCCATAGAGGCCTACATTAAAGTCGTACAATCTATTCCTGTAGATTTAGGAGCTCATGTATCCTTAGCAGATGCTTATGTGGCTCTCTCTGGATTGTACGCAGATCCTAGAAAATATCCCGAATTTGATGTGAGTTACTGGGTTCCTCCGGGAAGATATGGAGAAGATGTTCAGGAAAAATTTTTTGCAACGGCTCAGCGTGCTATAGAAGAATTTAAAATTTTAAATGAGTATGCCCCAGGAAATGCCTGGGTCCACACCCAATTAGCTTATAGTTATCATGACTTGCAAATGCCCTTGGAAGAGATTCAAGAATATGAGATGATTCTCAAGCTAAAACCTGCAGACGTAGAGACGATGACTAAGCTCGGGATCCTTTATTTTCAACAGGGGATGAACGCAAAAGGCCTACGTATATATGAGGAATTAAAGAAAAGAGATTACAAGAAGTCAAGAAAACTAATCAAATTCTATGGTATAGAATATAATAGTTATTGA
- a CDS encoding ABC transporter substrate-binding protein: MNKRCVIDKILKCVVVASLVLLYWSSDLLEKDIKLIKMNVRDVQEDIQELLSIVKQNNAARSLHPSCSSSLSATTCSASVEVGDPRYPNLLSPDPYMEKTLTELIGNDFVPKGVLRTAHVGKPDNLSPFNGYDYVVKLYDLCVPGLANSHVGKHEKFAPALALKIEERIASDDSGDHEFHIYLRPNVFWAPIDPLRFPKHVQLADHFMQPHPVTAYDFKFYYDAVMNPYIAEMRAVALRSYFEDIVSFKVENDLKFIVRWKAHTLVNEEGNEEKKVLYSAFFNTLCLKPLPRFVYQYFANGEKIIKNDSDPDAYRKDSVWAQNFSSHWSMNYIVSCGAFYFSGMDDEKLTFTRNPNHYNPKEALIEKRCVYIKDNSDSLFQDFKSGKLDLAYLPPNHVDNLASFMKTPAYKNQVSKGEAIREMVYPDRSYAYIGWNCYSLFFENRQVRRAMNMLIDRNRIIEECLDGRAHIISGPFSPFSPAYNQKIEGWHYSPEEAARILEEEGWIDADGDGIREKVIDGVVIPFRFRLCYYVKSITGRTIAEYVATVCKEIGIECSLLGLDTADLSQAFEEKNFDALLTGWCLGSPPEDPRALWHSEGAMEKGSANVVGFHNPEADKIIDQLSYEYDASKRMDLYHRFHEVIHEESPYAFLFSRTFSLLYKDYVKNVFVPKHRTDLIPDAQDEMVNLHTVWLDRKEEECLSIS; this comes from the coding sequence ATGAATAAACGGTGTGTAATAGACAAAATTTTAAAGTGTGTAGTCGTTGCCTCTTTGGTTTTGTTATACTGGTCGTCTGATTTGCTTGAAAAAGACATCAAGTTAATCAAAATGAATGTTCGAGATGTACAAGAAGACATCCAAGAATTACTAAGCATCGTGAAGCAAAATAATGCTGCGCGATCTCTACATCCATCATGTTCTTCTTCCTTATCAGCAACTACGTGTTCTGCTTCTGTAGAAGTTGGAGATCCTCGTTATCCTAATCTACTTTCCCCAGACCCTTACATGGAAAAAACTTTAACGGAACTTATCGGAAACGATTTTGTTCCTAAAGGTGTTTTACGTACCGCTCATGTGGGAAAACCAGATAATTTGAGCCCTTTTAACGGTTATGATTATGTCGTAAAATTGTATGACTTATGCGTCCCTGGGTTGGCAAATTCTCATGTGGGGAAGCACGAAAAATTTGCCCCCGCTCTGGCTTTAAAAATAGAAGAACGCATTGCTTCAGACGACTCTGGAGATCATGAATTTCATATTTATTTACGTCCCAATGTATTTTGGGCCCCTATTGATCCTTTGCGTTTCCCTAAACACGTACAGTTGGCTGATCATTTTATGCAGCCACATCCTGTCACGGCTTATGATTTCAAATTCTATTATGATGCTGTGATGAATCCTTATATCGCAGAGATGCGCGCCGTAGCTTTGCGTTCATACTTTGAAGATATCGTCTCTTTCAAAGTAGAAAATGATTTAAAATTTATAGTGCGCTGGAAAGCTCATACTCTTGTAAATGAAGAGGGCAATGAGGAGAAGAAAGTACTCTACTCAGCTTTCTTTAATACTTTGTGTCTAAAACCTCTTCCACGTTTCGTTTATCAGTATTTTGCTAATGGAGAGAAGATCATTAAAAATGACTCTGATCCTGATGCCTATCGTAAAGATTCGGTGTGGGCTCAAAACTTCTCCTCACACTGGTCTATGAACTATATTGTGAGCTGTGGCGCATTTTATTTTTCTGGAATGGATGATGAAAAACTGACCTTCACGAGAAATCCCAACCACTATAACCCTAAAGAAGCTCTAATTGAGAAGCGTTGTGTTTATATTAAAGATAACTCAGACTCATTATTTCAGGACTTCAAATCGGGGAAACTAGACTTGGCTTATTTACCACCAAATCACGTGGATAATCTTGCGAGTTTTATGAAAACCCCAGCCTATAAAAATCAAGTTTCCAAAGGTGAAGCGATTCGTGAGATGGTTTACCCAGACCGCTCTTACGCGTACATTGGTTGGAATTGTTACTCATTATTTTTTGAGAACCGTCAAGTGCGACGCGCTATGAATATGCTCATAGATCGTAACAGGATTATAGAAGAGTGTTTAGACGGTCGTGCTCATATCATTAGTGGGCCTTTTTCACCTTTTTCTCCTGCCTATAATCAAAAGATCGAAGGTTGGCATTATTCTCCAGAAGAGGCTGCGCGTATTTTAGAAGAAGAGGGCTGGATAGATGCTGACGGCGATGGTATCCGAGAAAAAGTTATAGATGGGGTTGTGATTCCTTTTCGTTTCCGTCTTTGTTACTATGTCAAAAGTATAACCGGCCGTACTATTGCAGAATACGTAGCTACTGTTTGTAAAGAGATAGGTATTGAGTGTAGTTTATTAGGATTAGATACCGCTGACCTATCCCAAGCATTTGAAGAAAAGAATTTCGATGCCTTGCTTACAGGCTGGTGTCTTGGATCTCCTCCAGAAGATCCTCGAGCTCTTTGGCATTCTGAGGGTGCAATGGAAAAAGGCTCGGCCAATGTCGTTGGTTTCCATAACCCCGAAGCTGATAAAATTATAGATCAACTTAGCTATGAATATGACGCCAGTAAACGTATGGATCTATACCATCGTTTTCACGAAGTTATTCATGAAGAATCTCCTTATGCATTCCTATTCTCTCGTACTTTTTCTTTGCTCTATAAAGATTACGTGAAAAACGTCTTTGTCCCTAAACATAGAACAGATTTAATCCCTGACGCTCAAGACGAAATGGTTAATCTTCATACGGTTTGGTTAGACAGGAAGGAGGAAGAGTGCTTAAGTATATCTTAA
- a CDS encoding ABC transporter permease, with the protein MLKYILKRLILIPLTLFAIISINFIILNAAPGDVIEDQSVDSFGDAGKSDKIRTYKGPDRYLQFREHYGLTLPIFFNTRPAISHAQVKSGIEKIVDSVTNKQSISKLKIYWGDRAKFILPALLFEANDNTKTSVYRHVAADLFIRGAIRQGIVGPGLSPEQYAYNERVSKSNASLVKLLSEEDIGIKVDCLKEWFRKEGGLDAFPYKRFSWKTFFLETRFSRYMSRVLRLDFGTLRNDPHKTVVSEVVKRLRSSLTLSVFPMILVFILCQVFGMIMALNRNRWIDHTLNFIFLFLFSVPVFVSVPWIIDNFVINKTIPFTSIPMPYSGLQSPPEIFNQLSSLGKILDTLAHSFLPFCAVSYGAFASQSRLSRSVFLEILGEDYICAARARGVSRYDILVKHVGKNAASSLITSLASSLGAILGGALVVETLFDIDGFGKFFYQAILNRDHNVVLFSVLVGSALSLLGYLIGDICYVLLDPRVQLGGKRV; encoded by the coding sequence GTGCTTAAGTATATCTTAAAACGTCTGATATTGATTCCTCTGACGCTTTTTGCAATTATTTCAATTAATTTTATAATATTGAATGCAGCTCCAGGAGATGTTATCGAAGATCAGTCTGTGGATTCCTTTGGAGATGCAGGGAAGTCTGATAAGATTCGTACATACAAAGGCCCTGATCGCTATTTGCAGTTTCGCGAGCATTATGGCTTGACTCTACCCATTTTCTTTAATACACGTCCTGCCATTTCACACGCTCAGGTAAAGAGCGGGATAGAAAAAATCGTCGATAGCGTCACAAATAAGCAATCTATTTCTAAATTAAAGATTTACTGGGGTGATCGAGCAAAATTTATTCTGCCCGCATTATTATTTGAAGCTAACGACAATACAAAAACATCTGTCTATCGTCATGTTGCCGCAGACTTATTTATTCGTGGAGCTATCCGTCAGGGAATAGTTGGACCAGGCTTATCGCCAGAACAATACGCTTATAATGAAAGAGTTTCCAAAAGCAATGCCTCGCTTGTTAAGCTTCTTTCTGAAGAAGATATTGGGATTAAGGTAGATTGTTTAAAGGAATGGTTCCGTAAGGAAGGAGGTTTGGATGCCTTTCCTTATAAGCGCTTTTCTTGGAAGACCTTTTTTTTAGAAACACGTTTTTCTCGCTATATGTCGCGTGTTTTACGTTTGGATTTTGGAACCTTACGTAATGATCCACATAAAACGGTAGTTTCTGAAGTGGTTAAACGTTTACGTTCTTCGTTAACGTTGTCAGTTTTTCCTATGATCCTGGTGTTTATCTTATGTCAAGTATTCGGAATGATTATGGCGTTAAATAGAAACCGTTGGATTGATCATACGCTGAATTTTATCTTCCTGTTTCTATTCTCTGTTCCTGTCTTTGTGTCTGTTCCTTGGATTATTGATAATTTCGTTATTAATAAGACCATACCATTTACCTCGATTCCTATGCCATACAGTGGCTTACAATCCCCTCCGGAAATTTTCAATCAGTTGAGTTCTTTGGGTAAGATTTTAGATACTTTAGCTCATAGCTTTCTTCCTTTTTGTGCTGTAAGTTATGGGGCATTTGCTTCTCAGTCACGGTTAAGTAGGTCGGTCTTTTTAGAAATCCTAGGGGAAGACTATATTTGTGCAGCACGAGCGCGTGGTGTGTCTCGTTATGATATTCTTGTGAAGCACGTAGGGAAGAATGCAGCTTCTTCCTTGATTACTTCATTGGCTTCATCTTTAGGAGCTATATTAGGAGGGGCTTTAGTTGTAGAAACTCTGTTTGATATCGATGGGTTTGGGAAATTTTTCTATCAGGCCATTTTAAATCGTGATCATAATGTCGTATTGTTTTCTGTCCTTGTTGGATCCGCTCTATCTCTATTAGGTTATTTAATAGGAGATATTTGCTACGTGCTATTAGATCCAAGGGTGCAGCTAGGAGGTAAGAGGGTTTAG
- a CDS encoding ABC transporter permease, whose protein sequence is MESPTSFYRRFFQAYHKNFLASLSWKFVIALALVGVYAPLFASSKPILVKWEGSLFFPLFRYLWFPGFYTKGIDLFFNVLMATLPLFFIACKLFKGRTRRAIIGILTITQVLGFIFVYQGNIQDPAGDTNLKKLRAEKIFSQLANSRTENIVLLPKDVRTWELEKTYMSKYEQLGILIKSKYRKLQHEKLQRYCVAYEGYKGSQMPTLYYSQMRNEQVCLERLQQRLQKLHASYESALQTWYKAIDEYRPFLMALTRVEHDLNLALYNKDHNERLRLEYSSIEEEAEPFRKHLLSTRRVLEEYNKIHSAINFIQDKRTWINEESEKLRILISPLLSSFHWEDDAGGSHEMNKHVRWWQLTRINRKDLVASLIFGIRIALVVGGVSVAIALFIGTVIGLVSGYFGGTTDMVLSRFTEIWETMPMLFILMLVVSITQQKSLFLDTILFGCFGWTGFSRYIRIETLKQRNMPYVLAATNMCYSHYHIMVHQILPNAIVPIISLVPFFMMAVISCETGLTFLGLGEECSASWGNLMKEGVTAFPSESRILWPPAIMLTALLIAIALIGDGIRDALDPKLQD, encoded by the coding sequence ATGGAATCCCCGACTTCTTTTTATCGCAGATTCTTTCAGGCATACCATAAGAACTTCCTTGCCTCACTGTCATGGAAGTTTGTTATCGCATTAGCACTTGTAGGTGTATATGCACCTCTATTTGCGAGTAGTAAACCTATTTTAGTTAAATGGGAAGGATCTCTGTTTTTCCCTTTATTTAGATATTTATGGTTCCCAGGTTTTTATACTAAGGGCATAGATCTTTTTTTTAATGTTTTGATGGCAACTCTGCCATTGTTCTTTATAGCATGCAAGCTCTTTAAGGGAAGAACACGCAGGGCTATTATTGGAATTTTAACTATTACTCAAGTACTAGGATTTATCTTTGTATATCAGGGGAATATTCAAGACCCCGCTGGGGACACGAATCTTAAAAAATTACGGGCAGAGAAAATCTTTTCACAGCTTGCTAATAGCAGAACAGAAAATATCGTTTTACTTCCTAAAGATGTGCGTACTTGGGAATTAGAAAAGACCTACATGAGTAAGTACGAGCAGTTGGGGATTTTGATAAAGTCCAAATACCGTAAATTACAGCACGAGAAATTACAGCGGTATTGTGTGGCGTATGAGGGGTACAAAGGTTCACAAATGCCAACGCTGTACTACTCACAGATGAGAAACGAGCAGGTATGTTTGGAGCGTTTACAACAAAGACTACAAAAGTTGCATGCTTCTTATGAATCTGCATTACAAACTTGGTATAAGGCCATAGATGAGTACCGTCCTTTTCTTATGGCGCTCACTCGAGTTGAGCATGATTTGAACCTTGCTTTGTATAATAAAGATCATAATGAGAGATTACGTTTAGAGTATTCTTCAATAGAAGAAGAAGCAGAACCTTTCCGTAAGCATCTGTTAAGTACACGTCGAGTTCTTGAGGAATATAATAAAATTCATAGCGCGATTAACTTTATTCAAGATAAACGTACGTGGATTAATGAAGAATCTGAAAAACTCCGTATTCTTATCAGCCCATTGCTGAGTTCATTTCATTGGGAAGATGATGCGGGAGGCTCTCATGAGATGAATAAGCATGTACGTTGGTGGCAGCTCACACGAATAAATCGCAAAGATCTTGTAGCCTCTTTAATTTTCGGGATTCGTATTGCTTTGGTTGTTGGAGGGGTCTCTGTGGCCATTGCTTTATTTATTGGTACGGTTATAGGTTTAGTTTCTGGGTATTTTGGCGGAACTACGGATATGGTTCTTTCTAGATTTACTGAGATTTGGGAAACCATGCCTATGTTGTTTATTTTGATGTTAGTTGTTTCTATAACTCAGCAAAAATCCTTATTTTTAGATACGATCTTGTTTGGATGTTTCGGTTGGACAGGATTTAGCAGGTACATCAGAATAGAAACCTTAAAACAACGCAATATGCCCTATGTGTTAGCGGCTACAAATATGTGTTACAGTCACTATCACATTATGGTACATCAGATACTTCCTAATGCGATTGTCCCTATCATTTCCCTAGTGCCATTTTTTATGATGGCGGTGATTAGCTGCGAAACAGGGTTGACATTTTTAGGTCTCGGAGAGGAATGCTCCGCGTCTTGGGGGAATCTTATGAAAGAAGGAGTTACAGCTTTTCCTTCGGAAAGCCGTATTCTTTGGCCTCCTGCCATTATGCTTACCGCTTTGCTTATTGCTATAGCATTGATAGGCGATGGTATTCGAGACGCTCTAGATCCTAAATTACAAGATTAG
- a CDS encoding MGMT family protein — MSENLYLVSDDSKFSLSQACSQGLQIAKYPPLQVIVHFQNNAVVKTQLSVSPVFSCLFLGPGSHKAMEEIVLLCAKYSQKINIPRSSYINTSILKKQQEVILNCIATIPFGQTRTYGDIAKATDTHPRTVGAACKQNPFLLFFPCHRVIGSHGERHYCAGEQIQDILLNFEGSIS, encoded by the coding sequence ATGTCCGAGAATCTTTACTTAGTTTCTGACGATTCTAAATTCTCTCTATCGCAAGCCTGTTCTCAAGGCTTGCAGATAGCAAAATATCCTCCTCTACAAGTCATCGTTCATTTCCAAAACAATGCTGTAGTAAAAACTCAGTTATCGGTATCTCCAGTATTTTCTTGTTTATTTTTAGGTCCTGGCTCTCATAAAGCTATGGAGGAAATAGTTTTACTATGTGCGAAATACTCTCAGAAAATCAACATACCACGTTCTTCTTACATCAATACATCCATTCTAAAGAAACAACAAGAAGTGATACTCAACTGTATTGCTACGATTCCTTTCGGGCAAACGCGCACCTATGGAGATATTGCTAAAGCAACAGACACTCATCCTCGTACAGTAGGAGCAGCGTGTAAGCAGAATCCTTTCCTTTTGTTTTTCCCCTGCCACAGAGTGATCGGAAGTCATGGCGAACGCCATTACTGCGCAGGAGAACAGATCCAAGATATCCTTCTCAATTTTGAAGGATCTATAAGCTAA
- a CDS encoding toxin-antitoxin system YwqK family antitoxin — translation MKQLLFCICALSFSCFTYGSTLKQDPSVMKETFRNNYGIIVSGRDWVKRGCDGTITKVLKDGSTLYETYVQGLLHGEITLTFPHSTTLSVIKTYDQGRLISHKTFFSNGLPSQEEVFQEDGSLTVTRWPDNKNNDTITEPYFIETTYQGRVIEGSYSSFNGKYTSTIRNGEGVRSSFSPNNVLLYEETFSDGVMVKRTTFYATRDPETITHYVNGQPHGLRLTYLPGGIPNTIEEWRYGYQDGTTTVFKNGCKAAEIPFVKGSKEGCELRYNEEEVIAEEVSWRNNLPHGMRKIYAAGVYKCEWYHRGRLVSKTKFERLNNAG, via the coding sequence ATGAAACAGCTGCTTTTTTGCATTTGCGCACTCTCTTTCTCATGCTTTACCTATGGGTCTACTCTAAAACAAGATCCTTCAGTTATGAAGGAGACTTTCCGAAATAATTACGGAATTATCGTATCAGGAAGAGATTGGGTAAAGCGGGGCTGTGATGGAACAATCACTAAAGTTTTAAAAGATGGATCGACTCTTTATGAAACTTACGTTCAAGGTCTTCTTCATGGCGAGATAACACTCACCTTCCCTCATTCTACAACGTTATCCGTAATAAAGACCTATGACCAAGGAAGACTCATTTCTCATAAAACATTCTTTTCTAATGGTCTCCCCTCTCAAGAAGAAGTCTTCCAAGAAGATGGATCTCTAACAGTGACTCGCTGGCCGGATAATAAAAACAACGACACCATCACAGAACCCTATTTTATTGAAACTACCTATCAAGGACGAGTAATTGAAGGCAGCTATTCTTCCTTTAACGGGAAATACACCTCAACTATCCGGAATGGAGAAGGTGTGCGTTCTAGCTTCTCTCCAAATAATGTTCTGCTTTACGAAGAAACATTCAGCGATGGGGTTATGGTAAAAAGAACTACCTTCTATGCTACCAGAGATCCAGAAACGATTACCCATTATGTGAATGGTCAGCCTCATGGTTTACGTTTAACTTATCTTCCTGGGGGGATCCCTAACACTATTGAAGAGTGGCGTTATGGATACCAAGACGGAACAACAACCGTGTTTAAAAATGGTTGTAAAGCTGCAGAGATTCCTTTTGTAAAAGGATCCAAGGAAGGATGTGAATTACGCTATAACGAAGAAGAAGTAATCGCAGAAGAAGTATCTTGGAGAAATAACTTACCTCATGGTATGAGGAAAATCTACGCTGCCGGCGTGTATAAATGTGAATGGTATCACCGTGGACGCCTAGTCTCAAAAACAAAATTCGAGAGACTCAACAATGCGGGATAA